In a single window of the Dreissena polymorpha isolate Duluth1 chromosome 3, UMN_Dpol_1.0, whole genome shotgun sequence genome:
- the LOC127871392 gene encoding uncharacterized protein LOC127871392 isoform X18: MLRLAVFCIVLVVIRAQSFDPNAMNGFGSSSGGSAGGGSSSGGFDTSGGFGASSGGDASGGFGGSGFGSSAGGSSSSSGGFDTSGGFGSSSGGDASGGFGGSGFGSSSGGDASGGFGGSGFGSSSGGSSSSGAAAFGSATGGSSSGGFGGGDASGGFGGSGFGSSAGGDASGGFGGSGFGSSAGGDSSGGFGGASSGGDASGGFGGSGFGQSSGSTSSSGKDANGGFGGSFDPNAMGSFGGSGGGASSSGGSTDGSFDPNAINANFGGSGGGFGSGSGSGSGGSSTGGSFDPNSFGGKK, from the exons ATGTTACGACTGGCTGTTTTCTGTATAGTGCTCGTGGTCATACGGGCTCAAA GTTTCGACCCCAATGCCATGAACGGGTTCGGGTCCAGTAGCGGCGGGTCGGCCGGAGGCGGAAG TAGCAGTGGTGGGTTCGACACCTCTGGTGGATTCGGAGCCTCCTCGGGCGGAGACGCCAGTGGCGGCTTTGGCGGAAGTGGTTTCGGGAGCTCCGCGGGCGGAAGCAG CAGTAGCAGTGGCGGGTTCGATACATCTGGTGGCTTCGGCAGCTCATCCGGTGGAGACGCTAGTGGAGGTTTTGGCGGTAGTGGATTTGGGAGCTCGTCTGGCGGAGACGCCAGTGGGG GATTCGGCGGCAGCGGATTTGGGAGCTCTTCTGGTGGAAGCAG CAGTTCCGGTGCAGCGGCATTTGGGAGCGCCACTGGTGGGTCCTCTTCAGGTGGTTTTGGAGGCGGAGATGCAAG CGGTGGATTCGGCGGAAGTGGCTTCGGGAGCTCGGCTGGTGGTGACGCAAGTGGAGGGTTTGGCGGAAGTGGATTTGGTAGCTCCGCTGGTGGTGACAG CAGTGGTGGTTTTGGAGGAGCAAGCTCCGGAGGCGACGCCAGCGGCGGCTTCGGCGGAAGTGGTTTCGGACAAAGCAGCGGTTCCACTTCTTCTTCCGGAAAGGATGCAAA TGGCGGCTTCGGAGGTTCCTTCGACCCCAACGCTATGGGTAGCTTCGGCGGCTCAGGCGGTGGGGCCTCTTCCAGTGGGGGCTCTACCGATGGCTCTTTCGATCCGAACGCGATAAACGCGAACTTCGGAGGCTCCGGCGGTGGTTTCGGATCAGGTTCCGGTTCCGGCTCTGGCGGAAGCAGCACCGGTGGCTCATTTGACCCGAACTCCTTTGGAGGAAAGAAATAG
- the LOC127871392 gene encoding uncharacterized protein LOC127871392 isoform X16 has translation MLRLAVFCIVLVVIRAQSFDPNAMNGFGSSSGGSAGGGSSSGGFDTSGGFGASSGGDASGGFGGSGFGSSAGGSSSSSGGFDTSGGFGSSSGGDASGGFGGSGFGSSSGGDASGGFGGSGFGSSSGGSSSSGAAAFGSATGGSSSGGFGGGDASSGGFGGSGFGSSAGGDASGGFGGSGFGSSAGGDSSGGFGGASSGGDASGGFGGSGFGQSSGSTSSSGKDANGGFGGSFDPNAMGSFGGSGGGASSSGGSTDGSFDPNAINANFGGSGGGFGSGSGSGSGGSSTGGSFDPNSFGGKK, from the exons ATGTTACGACTGGCTGTTTTCTGTATAGTGCTCGTGGTCATACGGGCTCAAA GTTTCGACCCCAATGCCATGAACGGGTTCGGGTCCAGTAGCGGCGGGTCGGCCGGAGGCGGAAG TAGCAGTGGTGGGTTCGACACCTCTGGTGGATTCGGAGCCTCCTCGGGCGGAGACGCCAGTGGCGGCTTTGGCGGAAGTGGTTTCGGGAGCTCCGCGGGCGGAAGCAG CAGTAGCAGTGGCGGGTTCGATACATCTGGTGGCTTCGGCAGCTCATCCGGTGGAGACGCTAGTGGAGGTTTTGGCGGTAGTGGATTTGGGAGCTCGTCTGGCGGAGACGCCAGTGGGG GATTCGGCGGCAGCGGATTTGGGAGCTCTTCTGGTGGAAGCAG CAGTTCCGGTGCAGCGGCATTTGGGAGCGCCACTGGTGGGTCCTCTTCAGGTGGTTTTGGAGGCGGAGATGCAAG CAGCGGTGGATTCGGCGGAAGTGGCTTCGGGAGCTCGGCTGGTGGTGACGCAAGTGGAGGGTTTGGCGGAAGTGGATTTGGTAGCTCCGCTGGTGGTGACAG CAGTGGTGGTTTTGGAGGAGCAAGCTCCGGAGGCGACGCCAGCGGCGGCTTCGGCGGAAGTGGTTTCGGACAAAGCAGCGGTTCCACTTCTTCTTCCGGAAAGGATGCAAA TGGCGGCTTCGGAGGTTCCTTCGACCCCAACGCTATGGGTAGCTTCGGCGGCTCAGGCGGTGGGGCCTCTTCCAGTGGGGGCTCTACCGATGGCTCTTTCGATCCGAACGCGATAAACGCGAACTTCGGAGGCTCCGGCGGTGGTTTCGGATCAGGTTCCGGTTCCGGCTCTGGCGGAAGCAGCACCGGTGGCTCATTTGACCCGAACTCCTTTGGAGGAAAGAAATAG
- the LOC127871392 gene encoding uncharacterized protein LOC127871392 isoform X14, translating to MLRLAVFCIVLVVIRAQSFDPNAMNGFGSSSGGSAGGGSSSGGFDTSGGFGASSGGDASGGFGGSGFGSSAGGSSSSSGGFDTSGGFGSSSGGDASGGFGGSGFGSSSGGDASGGFGGSGFGSSSGGSSSSSGAAAFGSATGGSSSGGFGGGDASSGGFGGSGFGSSAGGDASGGFGGSGFGSSAGGDSSGGFGGASSGGDASGGFGGSGFGQSSGSTSSSGKDANGGFGGSFDPNAMGSFGGSGGGASSSGGSTDGSFDPNAINANFGGSGGGFGSGSGSGSGGSSTGGSFDPNSFGGKK from the exons ATGTTACGACTGGCTGTTTTCTGTATAGTGCTCGTGGTCATACGGGCTCAAA GTTTCGACCCCAATGCCATGAACGGGTTCGGGTCCAGTAGCGGCGGGTCGGCCGGAGGCGGAAG TAGCAGTGGTGGGTTCGACACCTCTGGTGGATTCGGAGCCTCCTCGGGCGGAGACGCCAGTGGCGGCTTTGGCGGAAGTGGTTTCGGGAGCTCCGCGGGCGGAAGCAG CAGTAGCAGTGGCGGGTTCGATACATCTGGTGGCTTCGGCAGCTCATCCGGTGGAGACGCTAGTGGAGGTTTTGGCGGTAGTGGATTTGGGAGCTCGTCTGGCGGAGACGCCAGTGGGG GATTCGGCGGCAGCGGATTTGGGAGCTCTTCTGGTGGAAGCAG CAGCAGTTCCGGTGCAGCGGCATTTGGGAGCGCCACTGGTGGGTCCTCTTCAGGTGGTTTTGGAGGCGGAGATGCAAG CAGCGGTGGATTCGGCGGAAGTGGCTTCGGGAGCTCGGCTGGTGGTGACGCAAGTGGAGGGTTTGGCGGAAGTGGATTTGGTAGCTCCGCTGGTGGTGACAG CAGTGGTGGTTTTGGAGGAGCAAGCTCCGGAGGCGACGCCAGCGGCGGCTTCGGCGGAAGTGGTTTCGGACAAAGCAGCGGTTCCACTTCTTCTTCCGGAAAGGATGCAAA TGGCGGCTTCGGAGGTTCCTTCGACCCCAACGCTATGGGTAGCTTCGGCGGCTCAGGCGGTGGGGCCTCTTCCAGTGGGGGCTCTACCGATGGCTCTTTCGATCCGAACGCGATAAACGCGAACTTCGGAGGCTCCGGCGGTGGTTTCGGATCAGGTTCCGGTTCCGGCTCTGGCGGAAGCAGCACCGGTGGCTCATTTGACCCGAACTCCTTTGGAGGAAAGAAATAG
- the LOC127871392 gene encoding loricrin-like isoform X29 codes for MLRLAVFCIVLVVIRAQSFDPNAMNGFGSSSGGSAGGGSSSGGFDTSGGFGASSGGDASGGFGGSGFGSSAGGSSSSSGGFDTSGGFGSSSGGDASGGFGGSGFGSSSGGDASGGFGGSGFGSSSGGSSSSGAAAFGSATGGSSSGGFGGGDASGGFGGASSGGDASGGFGGSGFGQSSGSTSSSGKDANGGFGGSFDPNAMGSFGGSGGGASSSGGSTDGSFDPNAINANFGGSGGGFGSGSGSGSGGSSTGGSFDPNSFGGKK; via the exons ATGTTACGACTGGCTGTTTTCTGTATAGTGCTCGTGGTCATACGGGCTCAAA GTTTCGACCCCAATGCCATGAACGGGTTCGGGTCCAGTAGCGGCGGGTCGGCCGGAGGCGGAAG TAGCAGTGGTGGGTTCGACACCTCTGGTGGATTCGGAGCCTCCTCGGGCGGAGACGCCAGTGGCGGCTTTGGCGGAAGTGGTTTCGGGAGCTCCGCGGGCGGAAGCAG CAGTAGCAGTGGCGGGTTCGATACATCTGGTGGCTTCGGCAGCTCATCCGGTGGAGACGCTAGTGGAGGTTTTGGCGGTAGTGGATTTGGGAGCTCGTCTGGCGGAGACGCCAGTGGGG GATTCGGCGGCAGCGGATTTGGGAGCTCTTCTGGTGGAAGCAG CAGTTCCGGTGCAGCGGCATTTGGGAGCGCCACTGGTGGGTCCTCTTCAGGTGGTTTTGGAGGCGGAGATGCAAG TGGTGGTTTTGGAGGAGCAAGCTCCGGAGGCGACGCCAGCGGCGGCTTCGGCGGAAGTGGTTTCGGACAAAGCAGCGGTTCCACTTCTTCTTCCGGAAAGGATGCAAA TGGCGGCTTCGGAGGTTCCTTCGACCCCAACGCTATGGGTAGCTTCGGCGGCTCAGGCGGTGGGGCCTCTTCCAGTGGGGGCTCTACCGATGGCTCTTTCGATCCGAACGCGATAAACGCGAACTTCGGAGGCTCCGGCGGTGGTTTCGGATCAGGTTCCGGTTCCGGCTCTGGCGGAAGCAGCACCGGTGGCTCATTTGACCCGAACTCCTTTGGAGGAAAGAAATAG
- the LOC127871392 gene encoding keratin, type I cytoskeletal 9-like isoform X22 yields MLRLAVFCIVLVVIRAQSFDPNAMNGFGSSSGGSAGGGSSSGGFDTSGGFGASSGGDASGGFGGSGFGSSAGGSSSSSGGFDTSGGFGSSSGGDASGGFGGSGFGSSSGGDASGGFGGSGFGSSSGGDASGGFGGSGFGSSSGGSSSSGAAAFGSATGGSSSGGFGGGDASSGGFGGASSGGDASGGFGGSGFGQSSGSTSSSGKDANGGFGGSFDPNAMGSFGGSGGGASSSGGSTDGSFDPNAINANFGGSGGGFGSGSGSGSGGSSTGGSFDPNSFGGKK; encoded by the exons ATGTTACGACTGGCTGTTTTCTGTATAGTGCTCGTGGTCATACGGGCTCAAA GTTTCGACCCCAATGCCATGAACGGGTTCGGGTCCAGTAGCGGCGGGTCGGCCGGAGGCGGAAG TAGCAGTGGTGGGTTCGACACCTCTGGTGGATTCGGAGCCTCCTCGGGCGGAGACGCCAGTGGCGGCTTTGGCGGAAGTGGTTTCGGGAGCTCCGCGGGCGGAAGCAG CAGTAGCAGTGGCGGGTTCGATACATCTGGTGGCTTCGGCAGCTCATCCGGTGGAGACGCTAGTGGAGGTTTTGGCGGTAGTGGATTTGGGAGCTCGTCTGGCGGAGACGCCAGTGGGGGTTTCGGTGGCAGCGGATTTGGCAGCTCTTCTGGTGGAGACGCCAGCGGAGGATTCGGCGGCAGCGGATTTGGGAGCTCTTCTGGTGGAAGCAG CAGTTCCGGTGCAGCGGCATTTGGGAGCGCCACTGGTGGGTCCTCTTCAGGTGGTTTTGGAGGCGGAGATGCAAG CAGTGGTGGTTTTGGAGGAGCAAGCTCCGGAGGCGACGCCAGCGGCGGCTTCGGCGGAAGTGGTTTCGGACAAAGCAGCGGTTCCACTTCTTCTTCCGGAAAGGATGCAAA TGGCGGCTTCGGAGGTTCCTTCGACCCCAACGCTATGGGTAGCTTCGGCGGCTCAGGCGGTGGGGCCTCTTCCAGTGGGGGCTCTACCGATGGCTCTTTCGATCCGAACGCGATAAACGCGAACTTCGGAGGCTCCGGCGGTGGTTTCGGATCAGGTTCCGGTTCCGGCTCTGGCGGAAGCAGCACCGGTGGCTCATTTGACCCGAACTCCTTTGGAGGAAAGAAATAG
- the LOC127871392 gene encoding loricrin-like isoform X7, translated as MLRLAVFCIVLVVIRAQSFDPNAMNGFGSSSGGSAGGGSSSGGFDTSGGFGASSGGDASGGFGGSGFGSSAGGSSSSSGGFDTSGGFGSSSGGDASGGFGGSGFGSSSGGDASGGFGGSGFGSSSGGDASGGFGGSGFGSSSGGSSSSGAAAFGSATGGSSSGGFGGGDASGGFGGSGFGSSAGGDASGGFGGSGFGSSAGGDSSGGFGGASSGGDASGGFGGSGFGQSSGSTSSSGKDANGGFGGSFDPNAMGSFGGSGGGASSSGGSTDGSFDPNAINANFGGSGGGFGSGSGSGSGGSSTGGSFDPNSFGGKK; from the exons ATGTTACGACTGGCTGTTTTCTGTATAGTGCTCGTGGTCATACGGGCTCAAA GTTTCGACCCCAATGCCATGAACGGGTTCGGGTCCAGTAGCGGCGGGTCGGCCGGAGGCGGAAG TAGCAGTGGTGGGTTCGACACCTCTGGTGGATTCGGAGCCTCCTCGGGCGGAGACGCCAGTGGCGGCTTTGGCGGAAGTGGTTTCGGGAGCTCCGCGGGCGGAAGCAG CAGTAGCAGTGGCGGGTTCGATACATCTGGTGGCTTCGGCAGCTCATCCGGTGGAGACGCTAGTGGAGGTTTTGGCGGTAGTGGATTTGGGAGCTCGTCTGGCGGAGACGCCAGTGGGGGTTTCGGTGGCAGCGGATTTGGCAGCTCTTCTGGTGGAGACGCCAGCGGAGGATTCGGCGGCAGCGGATTTGGGAGCTCTTCTGGTGGAAGCAG CAGTTCCGGTGCAGCGGCATTTGGGAGCGCCACTGGTGGGTCCTCTTCAGGTGGTTTTGGAGGCGGAGATGCAAG CGGTGGATTCGGCGGAAGTGGCTTCGGGAGCTCGGCTGGTGGTGACGCAAGTGGAGGGTTTGGCGGAAGTGGATTTGGTAGCTCCGCTGGTGGTGACAG CAGTGGTGGTTTTGGAGGAGCAAGCTCCGGAGGCGACGCCAGCGGCGGCTTCGGCGGAAGTGGTTTCGGACAAAGCAGCGGTTCCACTTCTTCTTCCGGAAAGGATGCAAA TGGCGGCTTCGGAGGTTCCTTCGACCCCAACGCTATGGGTAGCTTCGGCGGCTCAGGCGGTGGGGCCTCTTCCAGTGGGGGCTCTACCGATGGCTCTTTCGATCCGAACGCGATAAACGCGAACTTCGGAGGCTCCGGCGGTGGTTTCGGATCAGGTTCCGGTTCCGGCTCTGGCGGAAGCAGCACCGGTGGCTCATTTGACCCGAACTCCTTTGGAGGAAAGAAATAG
- the LOC127871392 gene encoding uncharacterized protein LOC127871392 isoform X5: MLRLAVFCIVLVVIRAQSFDPNAMNGFGSSSGGSAGGGSSSGGFDTSGGFGASSGGDASGGFGGSGFGSSAGGSSSSSGGFDTSGGFGSSSGGDASGGFGGSGFGSSSGGDASGGFGGSGFGSSSGGDASGGFGGSGFGSSSGGSSSSSGAAAFGSATGGSSSGGFGGGDASSGGFGGSGFGSSAGGDASGGFGGSGFGSSAGGDSGGFGGASSGGDASGGFGGSGFGQSSGSTSSSGKDANGGFGGSFDPNAMGSFGGSGGGASSSGGSTDGSFDPNAINANFGGSGGGFGSGSGSGSGGSSTGGSFDPNSFGGKK, from the exons ATGTTACGACTGGCTGTTTTCTGTATAGTGCTCGTGGTCATACGGGCTCAAA GTTTCGACCCCAATGCCATGAACGGGTTCGGGTCCAGTAGCGGCGGGTCGGCCGGAGGCGGAAG TAGCAGTGGTGGGTTCGACACCTCTGGTGGATTCGGAGCCTCCTCGGGCGGAGACGCCAGTGGCGGCTTTGGCGGAAGTGGTTTCGGGAGCTCCGCGGGCGGAAGCAG CAGTAGCAGTGGCGGGTTCGATACATCTGGTGGCTTCGGCAGCTCATCCGGTGGAGACGCTAGTGGAGGTTTTGGCGGTAGTGGATTTGGGAGCTCGTCTGGCGGAGACGCCAGTGGGGGTTTCGGTGGCAGCGGATTTGGCAGCTCTTCTGGTGGAGACGCCAGCGGAGGATTCGGCGGCAGCGGATTTGGGAGCTCTTCTGGTGGAAGCAG CAGCAGTTCCGGTGCAGCGGCATTTGGGAGCGCCACTGGTGGGTCCTCTTCAGGTGGTTTTGGAGGCGGAGATGCAAG CAGCGGTGGATTCGGCGGAAGTGGCTTCGGGAGCTCGGCTGGTGGTGACGCAAGTGGAGGGTTTGGCGGAAGTGGATTTGGTAGCTCCGCTGGTGGTGACAG TGGTGGTTTTGGAGGAGCAAGCTCCGGAGGCGACGCCAGCGGCGGCTTCGGCGGAAGTGGTTTCGGACAAAGCAGCGGTTCCACTTCTTCTTCCGGAAAGGATGCAAA TGGCGGCTTCGGAGGTTCCTTCGACCCCAACGCTATGGGTAGCTTCGGCGGCTCAGGCGGTGGGGCCTCTTCCAGTGGGGGCTCTACCGATGGCTCTTTCGATCCGAACGCGATAAACGCGAACTTCGGAGGCTCCGGCGGTGGTTTCGGATCAGGTTCCGGTTCCGGCTCTGGCGGAAGCAGCACCGGTGGCTCATTTGACCCGAACTCCTTTGGAGGAAAGAAATAG
- the LOC127871392 gene encoding uncharacterized protein LOC127871392 isoform X26 — protein MLRLAVFCIVLVVIRAQSFDPNAMNGFGSSSGGSAGGGSSSGGFDTSGGFGASSGGDASGGFGGSGFGSSAGGSSSSSGGFDTSGGFGSSSGGDASGGFGGSGFGSSSGGDASGGFGGSGFGSSSGGDASGGFGGSGFGSSSGGSSSGAAAFGSATGGSSSGGFGGGDASGGFGGASSGGDASGGFGGSGFGQSSGSTSSSGKDANGGFGGSFDPNAMGSFGGSGGGASSSGGSTDGSFDPNAINANFGGSGGGFGSGSGSGSGGSSTGGSFDPNSFGGKK, from the exons ATGTTACGACTGGCTGTTTTCTGTATAGTGCTCGTGGTCATACGGGCTCAAA GTTTCGACCCCAATGCCATGAACGGGTTCGGGTCCAGTAGCGGCGGGTCGGCCGGAGGCGGAAG TAGCAGTGGTGGGTTCGACACCTCTGGTGGATTCGGAGCCTCCTCGGGCGGAGACGCCAGTGGCGGCTTTGGCGGAAGTGGTTTCGGGAGCTCCGCGGGCGGAAGCAG CAGTAGCAGTGGCGGGTTCGATACATCTGGTGGCTTCGGCAGCTCATCCGGTGGAGACGCTAGTGGAGGTTTTGGCGGTAGTGGATTTGGGAGCTCGTCTGGCGGAGACGCCAGTGGGGGTTTCGGTGGCAGCGGATTTGGCAGCTCTTCTGGTGGAGACGCCAGCGGAGGATTCGGCGGCAGCGGATTTGGGAGCTCTTCTGGTGGAAGCAG TTCCGGTGCAGCGGCATTTGGGAGCGCCACTGGTGGGTCCTCTTCAGGTGGTTTTGGAGGCGGAGATGCAAG TGGTGGTTTTGGAGGAGCAAGCTCCGGAGGCGACGCCAGCGGCGGCTTCGGCGGAAGTGGTTTCGGACAAAGCAGCGGTTCCACTTCTTCTTCCGGAAAGGATGCAAA TGGCGGCTTCGGAGGTTCCTTCGACCCCAACGCTATGGGTAGCTTCGGCGGCTCAGGCGGTGGGGCCTCTTCCAGTGGGGGCTCTACCGATGGCTCTTTCGATCCGAACGCGATAAACGCGAACTTCGGAGGCTCCGGCGGTGGTTTCGGATCAGGTTCCGGTTCCGGCTCTGGCGGAAGCAGCACCGGTGGCTCATTTGACCCGAACTCCTTTGGAGGAAAGAAATAG
- the LOC127871392 gene encoding keratin, type I cytoskeletal 9-like isoform X24 — MLRLAVFCIVLVVIRAQSFDPNAMNGFGSSSGGSAGGGSSSGGFDTSGGFGASSGGDASGGFGGSGFGSSAGGSSSSSGGFDTSGGFGSSSGGDASGGFGGSGFGSSSGGDASGGFGGSGFGSSSGGDASGGFGGSGFGSSSGGSSSSGAAAFGSATGGSSSGGFGGGDASGGFGGASSGGDASGGFGGSGFGQSSGSTSSSGKDANGGFGGSFDPNAMGSFGGSGGGASSSGGSTDGSFDPNAINANFGGSGGGFGSGSGSGSGGSSTGGSFDPNSFGGKK; from the exons ATGTTACGACTGGCTGTTTTCTGTATAGTGCTCGTGGTCATACGGGCTCAAA GTTTCGACCCCAATGCCATGAACGGGTTCGGGTCCAGTAGCGGCGGGTCGGCCGGAGGCGGAAG TAGCAGTGGTGGGTTCGACACCTCTGGTGGATTCGGAGCCTCCTCGGGCGGAGACGCCAGTGGCGGCTTTGGCGGAAGTGGTTTCGGGAGCTCCGCGGGCGGAAGCAG CAGTAGCAGTGGCGGGTTCGATACATCTGGTGGCTTCGGCAGCTCATCCGGTGGAGACGCTAGTGGAGGTTTTGGCGGTAGTGGATTTGGGAGCTCGTCTGGCGGAGACGCCAGTGGGGGTTTCGGTGGCAGCGGATTTGGCAGCTCTTCTGGTGGAGACGCCAGCGGAGGATTCGGCGGCAGCGGATTTGGGAGCTCTTCTGGTGGAAGCAG CAGTTCCGGTGCAGCGGCATTTGGGAGCGCCACTGGTGGGTCCTCTTCAGGTGGTTTTGGAGGCGGAGATGCAAG TGGTGGTTTTGGAGGAGCAAGCTCCGGAGGCGACGCCAGCGGCGGCTTCGGCGGAAGTGGTTTCGGACAAAGCAGCGGTTCCACTTCTTCTTCCGGAAAGGATGCAAA TGGCGGCTTCGGAGGTTCCTTCGACCCCAACGCTATGGGTAGCTTCGGCGGCTCAGGCGGTGGGGCCTCTTCCAGTGGGGGCTCTACCGATGGCTCTTTCGATCCGAACGCGATAAACGCGAACTTCGGAGGCTCCGGCGGTGGTTTCGGATCAGGTTCCGGTTCCGGCTCTGGCGGAAGCAGCACCGGTGGCTCATTTGACCCGAACTCCTTTGGAGGAAAGAAATAG
- the LOC127871392 gene encoding loricrin-like isoform X13 → MLRLAVFCIVLVVIRAQSFDPNAMNGFGSSSGGSAGGGSSGGFDTSGGFGASSGGDASGGFGGSGFGSSAGGSSSGGFDTSGGFGSSSGGDASGGFGGSGFGSSSGGDASGGFGGSGFGSSSGGDASGGFGGSGFGSSSGGSSSSSGAAAFGSATGGSSSGGFGGGDASSGGFGGSGFGSSAGGDASGGFGGSGFGSSAGGDSSGGFGGASSGGDASGGFGGSGFGQSSGSTSSSGKDANGGFGGSFDPNAMGSFGGSGGGASSSGGSTDGSFDPNAINANFGGSGGGFGSGSGSGSGGSSTGGSFDPNSFGGKK, encoded by the exons ATGTTACGACTGGCTGTTTTCTGTATAGTGCTCGTGGTCATACGGGCTCAAA GTTTCGACCCCAATGCCATGAACGGGTTCGGGTCCAGTAGCGGCGGGTCGGCCGGAGGCGGAAG CAGTGGTGGGTTCGACACCTCTGGTGGATTCGGAGCCTCCTCGGGCGGAGACGCCAGTGGCGGCTTTGGCGGAAGTGGTTTCGGGAGCTCCGCGGGCGGAAGCAG CAGTGGCGGGTTCGATACATCTGGTGGCTTCGGCAGCTCATCCGGTGGAGACGCTAGTGGAGGTTTTGGCGGTAGTGGATTTGGGAGCTCGTCTGGCGGAGACGCCAGTGGGGGTTTCGGTGGCAGCGGATTTGGCAGCTCTTCTGGTGGAGACGCCAGCGGAGGATTCGGCGGCAGCGGATTTGGGAGCTCTTCTGGTGGAAGCAG CAGCAGTTCCGGTGCAGCGGCATTTGGGAGCGCCACTGGTGGGTCCTCTTCAGGTGGTTTTGGAGGCGGAGATGCAAG CAGCGGTGGATTCGGCGGAAGTGGCTTCGGGAGCTCGGCTGGTGGTGACGCAAGTGGAGGGTTTGGCGGAAGTGGATTTGGTAGCTCCGCTGGTGGTGACAG CAGTGGTGGTTTTGGAGGAGCAAGCTCCGGAGGCGACGCCAGCGGCGGCTTCGGCGGAAGTGGTTTCGGACAAAGCAGCGGTTCCACTTCTTCTTCCGGAAAGGATGCAAA TGGCGGCTTCGGAGGTTCCTTCGACCCCAACGCTATGGGTAGCTTCGGCGGCTCAGGCGGTGGGGCCTCTTCCAGTGGGGGCTCTACCGATGGCTCTTTCGATCCGAACGCGATAAACGCGAACTTCGGAGGCTCCGGCGGTGGTTTCGGATCAGGTTCCGGTTCCGGCTCTGGCGGAAGCAGCACCGGTGGCTCATTTGACCCGAACTCCTTTGGAGGAAAGAAATAG
- the LOC127871392 gene encoding uncharacterized protein LOC127871392 isoform X9 — translation MLRLAVFCIVLVVIRAQSFDPNAMNGFGSSSGGSAGGGSSSGGFDTSGGFGASSGGDASGGFGGSGFGSSAGGSSSSSGGFDTSGGFGSSSGGDASGGFGGSGFGSSSGGDASGGFGGSGFGSSSGGDASGGFGGSGFGSSSGGSSSGAAAFGSATGGSSSGGFGGGDASSGGFGGSGFGSSAGGDASGGFGGSGFGSSAGGDSSGGFGGASSGGDASGGFGGSGFGQSSGSTSSSGKDANGGFGGSFDPNAMGSFGGSGGGASSSGGSTDGSFDPNAINANFGGSGGGFGSGSGSGSGGSSTGGSFDPNSFGGKK, via the exons ATGTTACGACTGGCTGTTTTCTGTATAGTGCTCGTGGTCATACGGGCTCAAA GTTTCGACCCCAATGCCATGAACGGGTTCGGGTCCAGTAGCGGCGGGTCGGCCGGAGGCGGAAG TAGCAGTGGTGGGTTCGACACCTCTGGTGGATTCGGAGCCTCCTCGGGCGGAGACGCCAGTGGCGGCTTTGGCGGAAGTGGTTTCGGGAGCTCCGCGGGCGGAAGCAG CAGTAGCAGTGGCGGGTTCGATACATCTGGTGGCTTCGGCAGCTCATCCGGTGGAGACGCTAGTGGAGGTTTTGGCGGTAGTGGATTTGGGAGCTCGTCTGGCGGAGACGCCAGTGGGGGTTTCGGTGGCAGCGGATTTGGCAGCTCTTCTGGTGGAGACGCCAGCGGAGGATTCGGCGGCAGCGGATTTGGGAGCTCTTCTGGTGGAAGCAG TTCCGGTGCAGCGGCATTTGGGAGCGCCACTGGTGGGTCCTCTTCAGGTGGTTTTGGAGGCGGAGATGCAAG CAGCGGTGGATTCGGCGGAAGTGGCTTCGGGAGCTCGGCTGGTGGTGACGCAAGTGGAGGGTTTGGCGGAAGTGGATTTGGTAGCTCCGCTGGTGGTGACAG CAGTGGTGGTTTTGGAGGAGCAAGCTCCGGAGGCGACGCCAGCGGCGGCTTCGGCGGAAGTGGTTTCGGACAAAGCAGCGGTTCCACTTCTTCTTCCGGAAAGGATGCAAA TGGCGGCTTCGGAGGTTCCTTCGACCCCAACGCTATGGGTAGCTTCGGCGGCTCAGGCGGTGGGGCCTCTTCCAGTGGGGGCTCTACCGATGGCTCTTTCGATCCGAACGCGATAAACGCGAACTTCGGAGGCTCCGGCGGTGGTTTCGGATCAGGTTCCGGTTCCGGCTCTGGCGGAAGCAGCACCGGTGGCTCATTTGACCCGAACTCCTTTGGAGGAAAGAAATAG